DNA from Patescibacteria group bacterium:
TTTCACCAGCACATCCAAAAAATCCAATATACTCATCTAAATCAGTGTTTATATAAAGATTTGATATTATATATCCATTTCCATCAAAATTTCCCATAAATTTATTATCATAATCTCCAATAGGAAGCCAACCAGTTCCTGTTGTCATGGCAGATTTGAAGTCTAATACTGTATCATATCCATCTATGAGAGTTTCATCATAACTATCTATATCATTGAAATCTAAATTAGCAACAAGATCATAATCATAATCTAAATTGTTTCTTATTTTATATAATTCTTGAATACTAGATATACCATTAAAAGTAAATGAAATAATATTTGATTTTGTTTGTAACTGAACTTCATCTTTTTCAAATACTGCTGTTATATAATACTCATAACTATAACCACTTTCTATACTACCTACATATTGAATAGATGTTGTGGCTGTTTCTATTTTTATATCATTTTCATATATATCATATCCTACAAGTGTATAACCACTTGGAACTGTTACTGCACTCCAGTCTAATGTTACGTAGTAATTTGTATCTATACTTGAAATAGTTTTTGTTAATCTTGGAATAGTATTTAGATAATTATATATATAAATACTATCTTGTATTTGTAGATATGGATAACTTACTCCTTCATCTATACTCCAAGTATCTGTAAAATCCCAATCTACAAATATATCAATATCAGTCATTTCTAATGTTGTTCTTGGTTCTCCTCTTCCGTCATAATCTGATTGACCTGATGTTTCACTATTATAATAAGATGATTCTACTGTATCATAATTAATTCCCACTAATCCACCGATATCGCTTGATCCCGTTACAAATCCTGTGGCATAAGAGTTTGAGATGGTGTCACTATTCCTTCCAACCAATCCACCAATATGATACGTTCCACTTACACTACCCGTGGAATATGAGTTTAAAATGGTACCAAAATTCCCCCCTACTAATCCTCCAACTTGATAACTTCCATTACCTCCACTTACACTGCCTGTGGAATATGAGTTTAAAATTGTACCACCATCGTTATATCCTACTAATCCTCCAACCGACCAACTGCTATCACCTCCACTTACACTGCCTGTGGAATATGAGTTTAAAATTGTACTACCATCGTTATATCCTACTAATCCACCGACAAAATTATGTCCAGTGACATTAACATCTTCTAATACTATATTTATTAATATTGCATCACTGTTTGTAACTCCAAATAATCCTATATAATCAGTTTCTGGTCTATTAATAAATAAATTTGATATTGTATATCCATTACCATCAAATGTTCCTGTAAATTTTGCTGCATTAGTTCCAATAGAAAACCAACCAGTTTCATTTGTCATTGCTACTTGAAAATCTTCTACTGTTTCATATCCAGTTGTTGAAGTGGTTGAATCATAACTAGAAAAATCATTAAAATCTAGATTTGCATCTAATATATAATATTCATCTGGATAGTTTCTTATATTATATAGATCTTGAATACTATCTATTAAAATAGGAATAATTTCTACAGATTTCATTACTGTTACTTTATAACTATTTCCATAATCTCTATATACAACATATGGAGTTCCTGTAGCATCAATAGCAATGGAGGTATAATATGCCTCTCCTTCTGAGAATCCAGCTTTGTTTACAGTAACCCAGCTTGAACCATCAAATTTTTTTACTACGGCCTTGCCACCATCTTGATATACAACATATGGAATTCCTGTAGCATCAATAGCAATAGAAGTATAGCTCGCAATTCCGACTGAGAATCCTGGCTCACCTACAGTAACCCAGCTTGAACCATCAAATTTTTTTACTACGGCTTTATTACTAATTCCACCATCACGATACACAACATATGGAATTCCTGTAGCATCAATAGCAATTGAAGTATAAGCTGTCGCTCCTGCTGAAAATCCTGCTGTGCCTACAGTAACCCAGCTTGAACCATTAAATTTTTTTACTGTTGTTTTATTACTATTTCCACTATCACTATAAACAACATATGGGGTGCCGGTAGCATCAATACTAATAGAAGTATAATCTGATTTTTCGGCTAAGTATGTGCCTACAGTAACCCAGCTTGAACCATTAAATTTTTTTACTATAACACCATCTCTACCAACTATCTCTTCTTGTAAAACATCTTTATATACAATATATGGTGTGCCAGTAGCATCAATAGCTAAAGATGTGTAATATGCTTTTCTAAATGTAGATCCAGCCGTACCTACAGTAACCCAGCTTGAACCATCAAATTTTTTTACTACAGCTTTACTACTGTTTCCATAATCTTGATACACAACATATGGAGTTCCTGTAGCATCAATAACAATGGAGGTATAATCTGCTTGTCCGGCTGAAAATCCAGCCGTACCTACAGTAACCCAGCTTGAACCATCAAATTTTTTTACTACAGCCTTATTACTAATTCCACCATCACGATACACAACATATGGAGTTCCTGTAGCATCAATAGCAATGGAGGTATAATATGCCCCTCCTGCTGAGAATCCTGGTTCACCTACATTTTGCCAAGCCTGTATAGCAAAAGATGTTTTTATGCCTACTACGAAAAATATAAATACCGCAAAGAAAAATATAAAATATTTTTTTAGTTTTTTCATATTAATATTTAAGTTAATTTTATATTATCATTATATCACAAAATTATGAGGGGGGGGGAATAAATTAATAGGGCGCCGAGTCGAATGACTCGACGCCCTAAATAAATGTATTTAAATATATATCCCAACAAAAAATACTAATTTTTATATTTATAGTCTTTTTTAAATAATGCCATTAAATAAAAATCGTGGTATTTATTTTTATACATCATTTCTTCAATCATTTTTCCTTCAATTTTGAAGCCCAATTTCTTATATAATTTAATAGCAAATTTATTTTCCCTGACAACTCCTAAATTTATTTTATGTAACTTTAATTTATTAAATCCATAATTAATCAACCAATCCATAACTATTTTACCAATCCCCTTTCCTCTATAGTCATCTTCACCAATCATAATAAATAAATCACAATTCTTGTTTATTTTATTAATATTTGACAAGCCCATAAAACCTATGGGTTTTTTGTTATCTAAAATTGTAAAAAACTTCTTATTTTTATCTTTTTTATAATTATCAAACCATTCTTTTTCTTTTTTTAGTGTTGTTTTTTTGTTTAATTCTCTACCGATAAAAATATTAGCATCAACATTATTAAGCCATTTTACACGAAATGGAATATCAGTCTTTTGATGCGATCTAATTGTGATCATATTTTAAATTTAAATAATAATATTAAAATATTTAATCCACTTGGATAATAACTACGAGACCTCTCCGTTGCGGTCTCCTCGAGTCTGAGCGACCTCGGAGTCGAAGACGAGGTGACTCCTAAATTCCACAAAATTTAATGATAAAATATTTTATTTGCAATGTTTATCAAGAGCAACATTTACGAGCATATCTGCATCTTGATTTTTTTCTCGCCTTACATGAGTAAATGTAATTTTTTTGAAACCCAAGCTCAAATTCCATACTTTTACAAAAAGCACTCCAAGATCTTT
Protein-coding regions in this window:
- a CDS encoding GLUG motif-containing protein, which codes for MKKLKKYFIFFFAVFIFFVVGIKTSFAIQAWQNVGEPGFSAGGAYYTSIAIDATGTPYVVYRDGGISNKAVVKKFDGSSWVTVGTAGFSAGQADYTSIVIDATGTPYVVYQDYGNSSKAVVKKFDGSSWVTVGTAGSTFRKAYYTSLAIDATGTPYIVYKDVLQEEIVGRDGVIVKKFNGSSWVTVGTYLAEKSDYTSISIDATGTPYVVYSDSGNSNKTTVKKFNGSSWVTVGTAGFSAGATAYTSIAIDATGIPYVVYRDGGISNKAVVKKFDGSSWVTVGEPGFSVGIASYTSIAIDATGIPYVVYQDGGKAVVKKFDGSSWVTVNKAGFSEGEAYYTSIAIDATGTPYVVYRDYGNSYKVTVMKSVEIIPILIDSIQDLYNIRNYPDEYYILDANLDFNDFSSYDSTTSTTGYETVEDFQVAMTNETGWFSIGTNAAKFTGTFDGNGYTISNLFINRPETDYIGLFGVTNSDAILINIVLEDVNVTGHNFVGGLVGYNDGSTILNSYSTGSVSGGDSSWSVGGLVGYNDGGTILNSYSTGSVSGGNGSYQVGGLVGGNFGTILNSYSTGSVSGTYHIGGLVGRNSDTISNSYATGFVTGSSDIGGLVGINYDTVESSYYNSETSGQSDYDGRGEPRTTLEMTDIDIFVDWDFTDTWSIDEGVSYPYLQIQDSIYIYNYLNTIPRLTKTISSIDTNYYVTLDWSAVTVPSGYTLVGYDIYENDIKIETATTSIQYVGSIESGYSYEYYITAVFEKDEVQLQTKSNIISFTFNGISSIQELYKIRNNLDYDYDLVANLDFNDIDSYDETLIDGYDTVLDFKSAMTTGTGWLPIGDYDNKFMGNFDGNGYIISNLYINTDLDEYIGFFGCAGEMSNLTNIGLENINITSTYDDYAWGIGGLAGANYLGTITNSYTTGV
- a CDS encoding GNAT family protein, producing MITIRSHQKTDIPFRVKWLNNVDANIFIGRELNKKTTLKKEKEWFDNYKKDKNKKFFTILDNKKPIGFMGLSNINKINKNCDLFIMIGEDDYRGKGIGKIVMDWLINYGFNKLKLHKINLGVVRENKFAIKLYKKLGFKIEGKMIEEMMYKNKYHDFYLMALFKKDYKYKN